One genomic region from Spirulina subsalsa PCC 9445 encodes:
- a CDS encoding Uma2 family endonuclease, translating into MYDLPSEEVGEPGLPDQFHPLQAELLRLTFQPGNYDPEQVFSAMDLNVYYDENHTRRYKRPDWFGVVGVPRLYENRDLRLSYVVWQEGVSPSLVVELLSPSTQGQDLGQVEGEVDGTPTKWEVYERILRVPYYVVYDRTMGGFRGFELERGATAESPRYVEVEVRENRWWLEGLELGVGLWQGTYENVNRLWLRFYGSSGDWIPTPTERERQARESAEQREEEERQAKEWERQAREAAEQRAERFRRLLMENGINPDDV; encoded by the coding sequence ATGTATGATCTACCCAGTGAAGAAGTAGGAGAACCGGGTTTGCCGGACCAATTCCACCCCCTACAAGCCGAATTACTGCGTCTGACATTTCAACCGGGCAATTACGACCCAGAACAGGTTTTTTCGGCAATGGATCTCAATGTTTATTACGATGAGAACCACACCAGACGATATAAACGCCCAGATTGGTTTGGGGTGGTGGGAGTGCCTCGCTTATATGAAAATCGAGACTTGCGCTTAAGTTATGTGGTGTGGCAAGAAGGGGTTAGCCCTTCTCTGGTAGTGGAATTATTATCCCCAAGTACCCAAGGTCAGGATTTAGGACAAGTGGAAGGGGAGGTAGATGGAACACCGACAAAATGGGAGGTGTATGAGCGGATTCTGAGGGTTCCCTACTATGTAGTATATGACAGGACAATGGGGGGGTTTCGAGGGTTTGAATTAGAAAGGGGAGCAACAGCCGAATCTCCTCGCTATGTGGAGGTAGAAGTAAGGGAGAATCGCTGGTGGTTGGAGGGATTGGAATTAGGAGTGGGTTTGTGGCAAGGGACTTATGAGAATGTGAATCGTTTATGGTTACGTTTCTATGGGAGTTCGGGGGATTGGATTCCTACACCGACGGAACGGGAACGACAAGCTAGAGAATCTGCCGAACAACGGGAAGAAGAGGAACGACAAGCCAAAGAATGGGAACGACAAGCTAGAGAAGCGGCAGAACAACGGGCGGAACGTTTCCGGCGTTTACTGATGGAAAATGGGATTAATCCTGATGATGTTTAG
- the hisB gene encoding imidazoleglycerol-phosphate dehydratase HisB, producing the protein MQLSDKPLESPEMSHSRPLRSAAVRRTTGETDVEVRVNLDGTGACQVNTGVPFLDHMLHQISSHGLIDLAITATGDIEIDDHHTNEDVGITLGQALGKALGDRKGIHRFGHFIAPLDEALIQVALDFSGRPHLSYGLDIPTQRVGTYDTQLVREFFVAIVNHSQMTLHIRQLDGINSHHIIEATFKAFARALRMAIEIDPRRASQIPSSKGVL; encoded by the coding sequence ATGCAGCTAAGTGATAAACCCCTAGAAAGCCCAGAAATGAGCCATTCTCGACCCTTACGGAGTGCGGCTGTGCGGCGGACGACCGGGGAGACAGATGTGGAAGTGCGGGTCAATTTAGATGGTACAGGGGCTTGTCAGGTCAATACGGGGGTGCCCTTTTTAGATCATATGCTGCATCAAATTTCCTCTCACGGTCTAATTGATTTAGCAATTACCGCCACCGGGGACATTGAAATTGATGATCACCACACTAACGAAGATGTGGGGATTACGTTAGGTCAAGCCTTGGGGAAAGCATTAGGCGATCGCAAAGGAATCCACCGTTTTGGTCATTTCATCGCCCCCCTAGACGAAGCCCTCATTCAAGTTGCCCTAGACTTCTCCGGTCGCCCCCATCTCAGTTATGGTCTAGACATCCCCACCCAGCGCGTCGGCACCTACGACACCCAATTAGTGCGAGAATTCTTCGTCGCCATCGTTAATCATAGTCAAATGACCCTACATATTCGCCAACTCGACGGCATCAACTCCCACCACATCATTGAGGCCACCTTCAAAGCCTTTGCCCGCGCCCTCCGCATGGCCATTGAAATTGACCCCCGTCGTGCCAGCCAAATTCCCAGTTCCAAAGGCGTTTTATAA